A region from the Spirochaetae bacterium HGW-Spirochaetae-1 genome encodes:
- a CDS encoding MerR family transcriptional regulator has product MMENDDQYLSIGEIAGKLEMSQRTIRYYEEIGLLNSVRRIEGGKRVYTTDDLRRLKLIKRLKILGLNLSEMQELEAMWSIQKSNSVVLARLLELLTSHLVKLDDRITDLTILRNEITEYQERIANKMKDE; this is encoded by the coding sequence ATGATGGAAAATGACGATCAGTATCTTTCAATAGGGGAGATAGCGGGCAAACTGGAAATGAGCCAGCGGACTATCCGCTATTACGAGGAGATCGGTCTTCTCAATTCGGTGAGGCGGATAGAGGGAGGCAAGCGTGTTTATACAACCGATGACCTGCGCCGCCTGAAGCTGATAAAACGCCTGAAGATACTGGGACTCAACCTTTCGGAGATGCAGGAGCTCGAGGCCATGTGGTCTATACAGAAGTCTAACAGTGTGGTGCTGGCCAGGCTCCTTGAGCTCCTGACAAGCCACCTGGTAAAACTCGATGACCGTATCACCGATCTTACGATTCTCCGCAACGAGATCACGGAGTACCAGGAGAGGATTGCCAATAAAATGAAGGATGAATAA